A stretch of DNA from Oryza brachyantha chromosome 4, ObraRS2, whole genome shotgun sequence:
CTTtttatggagggagtaaaccTTTTCCTATCCAAATGTCTAAGTGAATTATCCAGAACGCAATTGCCCCGACAATGACATGAAAATAAGCTAGGAGTTCGTCGAATTGGAGCAAAAATTTCTCAGCTGCTTCATCGCACAAACAGCTTCTGCTTTCTGTTACCTACCTACAACGGaggaggtgattgttttgctttctcaccgaaaaaaccaaatgaattatttataaataaaggtaatttataaataaaatttttatgtatatattcttagcgatctaaaagttaagtttggaaaaaaattcgtaaaaattaactttaaatttaagattaaaaaataatcaaaattttaccttATAAACATGAGCAGAAACGACTTTTGAACGACTATGTGATTCTGTCTCTCCTTACACAGTTCACACAAACGCTATCTCTGTTCTATCTCGTATTTTAATGTTTaatgtcattgattttttaaattataaattatttatcttctttagatttttaataataaaataaatcataacaaataaatgataaataaataataattgtatattttaaaataagatgaatcgttcaaaaaaattaaccgtgtgtaacataaaataataaagggaGTTATATGTCCTTATTGTTTGGTGTTTTGTctgacaatatatttataaataaaaaataattaaataaaatttttatttatgtatcttaatgatttaaaagcaagttttaaaaataaactataaaattaactctcaATTTAaagtctaaaaatttaaattttaacttataaacacaaacaaaagcaAACATTGAACCTTAGTGCAGTTTTTTAGACGCTTGCATTTATTCCTTTTCCGTCTCGTCCTCCTCGCTATCTCATTTTTCTCACCGTTTTTCCATGGGCCACGCCTGTTTCGTTTTGGTCAAACATGAAACATGGACCGGATTAACCAGATATTAGTATTAATTTCTATTCCcgatagaaaaaagaaaaaaattgaataaataaaacgcAACTGGTACTACTATTAGTACTTGCAGCGAGCAAGCAgcgggaggaagacgacgaccaGACTCGAGGCTGGCTGGAGAAGCCAAGACCCAAGATGGCATAAAGGAAGGGCACGCACGACCTCGCCgaattctctctcctccattcTTGGTCTCGCGAAATCCATCCAGACGCCAAGAACCAAAAAGCCCCggcctttttttctctttctccctcccttcctcttcgAGTCGTCGGAGCCGAGGAGGAGGTATCGTTTCTTCGGTGttcttgatttgatttgattgattGGGGTTGAGAGGAGGCGAGATGAAATCGCCATTGCGGAAGTTCCGGGGCTTcggcctccaccaccaccaccaccaccaccacaggGAGAGGAAGGAtctccgcccgccgccagcCAAGCTCGACGAGCTCGCCTACGCCGCCCAGGTTTCTCTTGCTTTCTTCTTCTGgttcattgtatttttttctctttctggaTGCGACCGCGCGCCAAAATCGGATCGCGGGGGGTTTTGCCCGATCGAAAAGCCGCGATCTTTCTCTTTTGCTGCTGGTTTGTTCGTCGGATTTCCTTTGGGGGCGCCGCTGTGATTGCAGCGGTTTGTTCTTAGCCCTGGTGTCTGTTTGCGATTGGATGCATGAACAGGAACTCCCGTTCatttttctctgaaatttcACTCGGAGGTAAAATTccatgaaaataaattgtttgaCCTTACTTCCTTTCGATATGTTATTACCGGTTActgttattgttattattgcCACAGGTTATATGATGTATGGTATGGAGCGTGTGAAAGTTGATTGCTTTTGTGTGTCGTTGTGGTTATTAGAAGAGTTTGTTTTCTGTGAGCCGGCTGTTGCTGGTCAAAGTCTACGGAAGGAAGCTTTGATTGGTGAACGTTTCTGTCTGGAAATGGTCTCAAGTCAGCAATTCAAAGTCATTGCAAAGGAAGAAATGCTTTGTCTATGTTAGCATTGGCCGTCGGGTTCGTTTAGTCAAGATCATCATGAAAATTAcgttattgtatttttacgaGAACTCAGTCATGTCAGCATATTCCACTTCAGCCGCAGTCCTGCTGCTAGCCTGCTACTCCATTTCGGAGTGGGATCTGCTATTCCATTGATGATGCAATTTAAATCTTCATTAAGAAATTGTGGCTAGTTGAACTTTGGATAGTGATTCTAGTCCTGTTTAAGGCTTTGTCTGGAAACACGTGTATTAGTTCTGTAAAAAGTCTTCTGGTCCATTCCGTTGTTTAATGTTTTGGGGCTAGTAACCAGTAACCATTGCTTGAGAGTTGAGACTTTGTCTTATTGAGGATAATGATGGAGAAGATTAGAATATGATCATACagcaaatataaataaaggtagggcagtttttttactttgtttatGGATACTGTTTTTTACGGACCATAGTGCATGTTGCTATCAAGCAGTGGATTTTGTTACAGTACTTCGATGTACTatagccttttcttttataatgtATTCTAATTGATGCACCAAACTCATAACAGATAGAATTGCTTGTTTGCTTTTTTCGTCGTCACCAAATGTTACCTCACTAACAAGTGGAAAAGATTATTGATCTGACGTAGTAAGAGCTTTATGGTACATATTTTTATGCCTTGTTTTTATAacttatgttcttttttttcctttacagGAAATGGAGGAAATGAGGAATTGTTATGACAGCTTGCTttcagctgcagctgcaacaACAAACAGTGTATATGGTAGTTAATGATCTTTTCACACGTGAAGTTACATTTCTAATAAACAACAGTGCCTCCATTGTTACAATGGAATAGCTTATTGCCTTATTCATGTAATAGTGTCATAATtagttgcaaccaaaaacatGCAGAGTTTGCAGAAGCTATGGAGGAAATGGGAACTTGCTTACTTGAGAAAACTGCATTGAattatgatgatgatgacaatGGTGAGTTGTTTGGGTCTATACACGTATAAGATATGGAAGCTTGTAGGACAGCAATTATTGTTAACGGTGTTGGTAGGGGAGTACATTTCTAGACATAAAGTTGGTCTGACATGCTTCCATGCTTCTgtttttcctttgaaattgCGATGTTGTTCATTAAAATCATGTAATGCAGAATTCCTGTGTTGTTTCCTTagttatagaaatatttggtCTCTGTTGCTgtatttatttggttttacACTTTTACCTTCAGGTAGAGTGCTGATGATGCTAGGAAAGGCCCAATTTGAACTGCAGAAGTTTGTCGATAGCTATGTAAATTTCTTTGCTACTCTTATAAAATTGTACTGAAATTTAGTCTATTACCTGTTTGTAGGCTTTGTTAAGCCTGACTATATGTGGTTGGTGTTTTCAGCGTACGAATATCATAAGCACCATCACGAACCCATCAGAGTCACTTCTCAAAGAGTTACAAGTCGTAGAGGTTTGATCTCTTTCAGTTTTCCCCAGACCCTTGCTAAGAATTGGATGTTATGAATGTTCACATTCAAGCAAGATTATTGCTAACTTGATTtgatgccatatatatattcttatggTTGTTTCTGAGTAAAAAATGAGTTACATTCCTTTTGCttaaatttgtgatttttatgatatggTGTCATTTACATTGCATTCTTACTGATGCAGGAAATGAAGGAACTCTGTGATCATAAAAGgtatataaattaacttgAATTTTATCACATGTATCTTGCTTCTGTGGTTTCTTCTAAATGCTATCATATTCTTTTGGGCTTCAGACAGGAATATGAATCCATGCGGGCAGCCTATAGAGAGAAAGGACGGGCAAGACATTCCAAAACCGAAGCATTATCCTCGGAACAACTGCAAGCTTATTTTCTTGAGTACCAAGAGGATTCAGCTTTGTTTATATTTCGCTTGAAATCATTGAAGCAAGGTCAATTCCGTAGTATTTTAACACAGGCTGCTCGCCATCATTCTGCTCAGGTACTTTTAACACTACTTCACATAAAACTAATATTGACTCACATACAGTAGCATGCACTTACCATCATTTGGACTTTTAGTTGAGTTTTTTCAGGCGAGGGTTGAAATATCTAGAGGCTCTGGAACCTCATGTAAAAGCAGTTGCTGAGGAACAGCACATTGACTACCCCTTAAATGGACTAGATGATGACACTGATAATGATGAGTGCAGCTCTTACCAGGGCAATCAAAGTGATGACAGTGAGTTAAGTTTTGACTATGAGATAAACAACAGGGTTAAGGAGTTTCCTGCTTCCAGAAGTTCAATGGATGTAAGTCATCCTTTTTCCATCTGATCCCTTATTTTGCAGTTTATCTTTATTTACTCAAACCTTAATCCAATCTCACTCATTTTTGCTAAATTAGcatgtaaaaatatgtaatttgtcCAATTTAAGCACCCTGTGAAGAATATTCATGCGCGGGTCATTCCTCGTCCCTTTTTCTTACAGTGTGCTAAGTCAGTTTAGCAAGCGCTTGCAGGTCTTCTTGGTGTGAGCTGTGAGTGTAAGGTTGGGTTTAGTGCAATTTTGACAATTTGACTTGATGAATTACATGTTGATAGTACAGTGATTATGGAAACTTCTTTTAGATTTCACGCTAATGGTCAGCAAACTAAAGATACTTTTCCTGttacaaacatatttaaaattaaatagttatgtTTTAAATCTTACTGTTATAACCCTCAACTACTGGATACAGTAGCACTggaatttagtgtaaattggggagaaataatttgattttttctgaAAGAGTAGAACTAGAGAATGGGGGCAGACGAGCCAAGGGAGAGCAAGGTGGTAATTCTGATATGGGTCATCCCTCTCTTGCCAATTTGCTTATGCATCCTTTTATGTGCAATCCCACTTGACCTGCATTCGACATAGTTTACACTGGCAAGGGTGCAAGACCCAAATTCTTCTGAAAGACTGGCCTGATTCCAGCACTTGTCACATCCATGGCTCTATGGCAGTTGGTCACCAGTATATTCCAATTTTGtgtttcaataaaaaaaatattcatgttCTATCTCCTATGCTCCTTGTTTTGttatcatctaaatttgaaacAACCTATATATTCTCTCTGTAGTTGGATCAGGCATGTTCCCCAGAACGTCTAAAGGAACAAAAACAGGTAATCTTCAGCTCGTAGTTATGTTATGCACATAATTCTTGCTAATGAGTCTAATCTTATGCATATTGCAAAGCATTATCCAGGTCAGCATATAGAAAGAGCATGTCCTGCACTGGATATGATTATCTTAATTGATCGTTTCCATATTCAACGAAtctcttaactttttttttgttcctttaATACCCTACTAATGTTTTCATTATTCTATTTGGTATATAACTTGGTTGAAATGTAGTTTCGTCTGGAACTTTCTGTGCGATAAAAGTCTCGCTTGGCAGTATATTTCCATATCTATAATGAGATACCTCTGTTCGTATGATCAGTCTATGGATGTGATTGACATGGTTAAAAACAGGCCTTCAACTAATTAAGGGACTCCGAAATGTATTACCAATAGATAGAACCAGTATGTTCAGATGTCTGGATTTACTAATCTTGGACTGTGGCCAACATCTTCAGACAActgatttataaacaaaagaggGGTCTTGCGTGCAGCTAGATAGATCCTACCACAGCAGAGATCACCAGAAAACCAAGCAGCACAATATTATTCGAGCgttatgtaaatatttcaaTCCTCACTTTGTTGTTAGCTTCTTGCCCAGCCATACCAATTATCAGGACAGGTGAAGTGCCAGCCTACATGCACACTGCTTACCTTGCTTGAGCTCTGCATATCAGGTGGCTTGCCTGATACATAACATATTATGTTGGGCATGCTTATATTAAGTAGCGATGGCAATAAAGTTGATAACTGCATACCTTGTTCATTACCACTGGGTAGTGAGTACATCCATACCTTGATTATTGCTACTGGATGGGTCCACATCTGCAGTTATTGTTTATTGTGTATATGTGTATGGAAGCTTCCAGTAATTATTTATGGAAGCCTACAagttatttatcaatttagtGTCTCACTAGTGTTGCCTGTTGACTGGAGTATACCCTAAAAAGATCTGCTTGTTtataattgtaaaaaaatgtgattccTCCCATTATTTtgacataatatatttttgctgGAGCACATTGATCTGAACTTATTCAGTTATTTGTTTTAAGATCTTTGCTTCGATGGTTCTAGTCCTAGTTTGATATTTCATACCTctgttattttcttatttatgaTGCTGCATCACGAGCGTATCCTCAAGTGTTTTGAAATGGTATTTGTTTACAGGAACATGTCGAACAAATAAATACCGATTTTGCAGCTCCTCGACTGAAGCAGGAGATTGGCACCCAATCAGCACCAATTTCTGCTGACAATGTGTTCGATCCATCTACAAGGTTTTGGAAAATGAATCTGCCAAACAGAACAAATTATTCGTACAAGCTCCCGACACCAGCTGATGACAAGGACTCCACTTCAGCACACACCCATAGGTCCCCTCATTCAGATCAACCAGAAAGTAAATCTCATGTGGCAGAAAATTTATGGCATTCCTCCCCATTGATCAAAGGTTTTAAGCCAAACTCCATGTCCAGTGGACCTGTTAAGATGCCATCAAGTACTGAAGGGATATCATCACCACTAGTTTATCCCTACGCTACTTCAGATTTTAAGAAAATGAAGAGGGAAGCGTTTTCTGgtccaatcccaagcaaagcAGGATTAAACAAGCCCTCGTTTTCTGCTACTGATCTCAGGTCATCAATGAACTATCCTCGTGCGATGTCAACAAAATCATATGGGCCAGTCTGGCAGTCTGTGGCTCCAAAAGTTACCCCTAGGATCACTTCACtcccaacaacatcacccagAATAAGTGAGCTACATGAACTGCCAAGGCCTCCAGCAAATGTAGGTACTGCCCGTCCTGGTTTGGTTGGATATTCTGGTCCTCTGGTATCAAGGCGGCAGGTGCCCAATGTACCAACCCGAGCCTCACCACCATCGCAAACAGCATCACCACTTCCACGACCACCTGCTGCCATGACACGCAGTTATTCTATACCTTCAAATAGCCAAAGAACACCCATTCTTACCGTGAATAAGTTGTTGGAAGCTAGGCATAGCAGAGAAAGTAGCGAAGTTTCCTCTCCCCCACTAACACCTATATCTTTGGCTGATGTTTCCCGCAGGCCAACAGCAGAAAAAGTTGTTGAAAACACAAGGATAAAAGGTAAGTTTCTACTGATAAATagtgttttttatcatattctCCACAATCATGGCAGCTTGCCTATAATCCCCAAagagtttgttttctttccagTTTTGATGGAAATCAATTGTCAATGATTTTGTGATTCATATTCATGTATGATGCCTGTTTGCAACTTAGAGAATTTTCTTtcaaacatttgtttttaCAACAAGAACATAACAAGAAAAGAgaagcaaattaattaggGACTGTTATATTATGTATTAGGTGCATTGTCATATTAAGTTTGCAtctcacaaaaaatatattttactctgCAAACCTTTGACATGTAACCGTGTAAATAGCAGCACTCTGCATTGCCTTCTTTGCATTGTTAGTACCAACTTCATCATCTTTGAGCTTTTAGGCAAAGCATTTATCTGAGAAAGATCATAGTATTGATTCTGTCTTGCTATTTCGAAAACCCAAGCACTCTTCAATCGCCATTTGGCAGACATATTCCATATCTACTGTTACCAATACtaataaaaactatttatgATACAATATTAACTATTTTCTCAACTTTGATTGCAGAAACCATGTGAACACTTGCACAGCCAAATCTTCAGTGGCCATAGGCAATTTTGTATGTAATTATTTGTGCATTCTAGATTTCTCTCTGTAATTCTATGTTTTCTTATGAAGGAAAAAAGTTGAAATAAAGGTGCAACTGGTTGGAagcttttttgtttctttggcTGGCTTATCTGACCAACTTATGGATTTAGTCTATCTGACTATTAGTTTACCGTCACTCATTAATCAATATTCTCATCTTTTGGACTGCTGATCTGAACTATATCGGCACTGTAAATGTACCTTTACCATTTTCATTGTTTGAAGAAGAAAccatttgtttttccctatGTATTTTGAGGACAAAAAGAGCAATGTCGAAATTGTATATATTGAGTTTGAGCTGTGCTAATATATGTGTAAAATTCTCTGATCTAATTGCGCTCCTAAAAAGTGGAGCATAATGTTCAAGGCAAATGAGTTTGACATTCTAATTTAAGATGACCACATTCTAATTTAAGTTTGACATTCTAATTCAAGTGCTCTTCGTCTTTTTGTTATGCCATGGAAGCTGGGACCCAAGATGGTGAAGATCATTCATTTCTGGTATTCCTTAAAATTTAGcaacacatgaatttttttttcatgaaaataacTGTACAGAGACAAAGAAAGGCAGAAGATTTAGCCTGATATTTCAACTTGAATGATGATCTTCCCTGCTAGATGTACAAAATTGATCTtcagttttatgaaatttaaaatagaaagtCAGTCCCAACTTTCCTGCATGAATTTGTCAAGAAAGAACAGTGTTGAATCACTCCATGCAAAGTTTTGAGATTCTCCATCCAAATTCTCCAACAATTTACACGATTATTCTTGATGGACACATGCAAAAGATGAGAATTTGCACAAACTTGTATAAAGTCAACTACCCTTTGCAAACCTGGTAGGCCAAGATTCTCTTCGAAAAGGCGAAAATAGTGATTTCAGAAAGCAAAGCAATGAACTGCATGCCTAAACTCTGAACAGCTGGAGATTAACAAGAGCATCTTTTAACCAAATATAAGCAATCTTATGAGTTATTAACCCTCACCATTTCacttcttatgcttataaactaaaatttaaaattttcaaacttatattcataaattattttttggttgcaaatatGCCGCCAAAAGATCACCCTCATTGATCTTGATACATTCAGATGAATGCCGCTAGCAGAGTAAGCCGACCAGCCGCAATTTTGTTGCTGATTGCAAGTCAAGCTCAAACTGAAAGGAgagcataaaaaaaagtttagataGTGGTGCATGACCTGACTGATCTCATCAGAAAAGCATAACTGACTCAAGGAGATGAATTCCTTCCCAATGATCGGGAGCCTCGttttttcgcttttacttataaagcaaaatctaaattaaccttaattttagagtaaacTTTGAGGTTTATAtgtcgtattttattttacaacattagCTTCTAGATCATTAAATacacgcatataaaagttttattcataaattattttttatttgcaaatatgtagtttgaatttttcctagaaaaaaaaagccaaactaCGACCCTACGACACTGTCCATATTGGATACCAAGATCTCCCTCTGATTGTGCGAATCGCTGCGTATATTTGAGAAGGGTGGCTCTACGTACCCAGcaatgaagtttttttttttgttttcctcaGAAATGGAAAATGGAGGCGACACCCAGCTGGTCCTGTGCTGTTTCTCTGCAACTGTACAAGTGTACCTCGCCTTTCAACTCAAAATGTACATGAGCTAGGCGCCTAACTGAATATATTCTGATactactgaaaaaaaaatgttttgttgATTTTACAACAGTCGTACCAAATTACCAACCGGCCATAGGGTTGTCCTCGCTTATTCAGTATGCTCTTCcggtttttaatagatgatagcattaatttttagctatatgtttgataatatgtcttattatatttttttataaatatataaaaatacaagtcatgcataaaatatatttattggtaAACCAaaccacaataaaataaataataattacgtaaaacttttaaacaaatatcaaatgatttaaaatttttaaaccatATGATACCACGAGAATGTGATTCCATGTAGTCTCACACGATAGTTGCGCCGGCGAGTTACCATGGCTAGACAGCGACACGAGACGCAGCAAAGCTAGGAAGTGCGGCGGCGCACAGCGCGGAGGAGATGTGAACATTAACTATACCCATACGGTATACCGTACGCTAGCGCAGTTCTCGTCTAATTATTGGTACAAAGGCCAGATTtctatccattatctaaaaacatatatatagcaggGAAATAATTTTGGAGTGAGcgatagatcgatcgatgtcaGGTGAGGCGCTGGACGCGGACGATGCGGGCGAGCTCCTCGCGCACCGACACCAGCAGCACGAACGCCTCCCGCTCCCCCTCCACGTCCACCACGTGCTGCACCGTGCCGCCGGCGCGGTatcgctcgccgcgcccgagcggccgcacgccgccaccgtcggccGCCGAGAccacctccgccacctccTGCTTcgtcccctccccctccccctcccgctcccgcgccgtcgtcaccgtcagcagcagcggcgccaTCCCGGGCCCCGGGCAGAACTCCACGCACCGCagcagcgcgccgccgcggcagacCGTCATCTCGTCCGCCACCGGGTACAGCCTCCCGTCCATCAGCAcgcgctcccgccggtcgtcgtcgtcggcgtcctccagctcaccggtggcggcgctgcggTAGTAGTCCTCGGGCCGCAGAGCGAGCAGCTTCCCCTGGTGCTCGACGAAGTCGCgcgtgccgccgcccaccCCAGCGCGCCACCGCGTCAGCTGCGCGGCGTAAGGGCCCGCCATGATCGCAGCTCTCGATCTGATCGCGTCTCTCCGCTccgctcgtcggcgccggccaacgtacgcgcgcgcgcgcctgaGTATATGCATGGGAGGCCAGGGCATGCATGCGATGCGAGCTCGTGTCGGAATCGGACAGTACGTGGGTCAATCCGAGTCCGAGTTCTACTCCT
This window harbors:
- the LOC102714004 gene encoding uncharacterized protein At2g33490-like isoform X2, whose product is MEEMRNCYDSLLSAAAATTNSVYEFAEAMEEMGTCLLEKTALNYDDDDNGRVLMMLGKAQFELQKFVDSYRTNIISTITNPSESLLKELQVVEEMKELCDHKRQEYESMRAAYREKGRARHSKTEALSSEQLQAYFLEYQEDSALFIFRLKSLKQGQFRSILTQAARHHSAQLSFFRRGLKYLEALEPHVKAVAEEQHIDYPLNGLDDDTDNDECSSYQGNQSDDSELSFDYEINNRVKEFPASRSSMDLDQACSPERLKEQKQEHVEQINTDFAAPRLKQEIGTQSAPISADNVFDPSTRFWKMNLPNRTNYSYKLPTPADDKDSTSAHTHRSPHSDQPESKSHVAENLWHSSPLIKGFKPNSMSSGPVKMPSSTEGISSPLVYPYATSDFKKMKREAFSGPIPSKAGLNKPSFSATDLRSSMNYPRAMSTKSYGPVWQSVAPKVTPRITSLPTTSPRISELHELPRPPANVGTARPGLVGYSGPLVSRRQVPNVPTRASPPSQTASPLPRPPAAMTRSYSIPSNSQRTPILTVNKLLEARHSRESSEVSSPPLTPISLADVSRRPTAEKVVENTRIKETM
- the LOC102714004 gene encoding uncharacterized protein At2g33490-like isoform X1 is translated as MKSPLRKFRGFGLHHHHHHHHRERKDLRPPPAKLDELAYAAQEMEEMRNCYDSLLSAAAATTNSVYEFAEAMEEMGTCLLEKTALNYDDDDNGRVLMMLGKAQFELQKFVDSYRTNIISTITNPSESLLKELQVVEEMKELCDHKRQEYESMRAAYREKGRARHSKTEALSSEQLQAYFLEYQEDSALFIFRLKSLKQGQFRSILTQAARHHSAQLSFFRRGLKYLEALEPHVKAVAEEQHIDYPLNGLDDDTDNDECSSYQGNQSDDSELSFDYEINNRVKEFPASRSSMDLDQACSPERLKEQKQEHVEQINTDFAAPRLKQEIGTQSAPISADNVFDPSTRFWKMNLPNRTNYSYKLPTPADDKDSTSAHTHRSPHSDQPESKSHVAENLWHSSPLIKGFKPNSMSSGPVKMPSSTEGISSPLVYPYATSDFKKMKREAFSGPIPSKAGLNKPSFSATDLRSSMNYPRAMSTKSYGPVWQSVAPKVTPRITSLPTTSPRISELHELPRPPANVGTARPGLVGYSGPLVSRRQVPNVPTRASPPSQTASPLPRPPAAMTRSYSIPSNSQRTPILTVNKLLEARHSRESSEVSSPPLTPISLADVSRRPTAEKVVENTRIKETM